A region of the bacterium genome:
GGCATCACCTATGTGATGGAATGCCAGAAGTGCGGGAAACTCTTCCCCCGGTAGACTTCAATTCACTTGAATGGAGGGCGCCGCTCCTTCGGCGCCGGGCTTGCTACCGTTTTTTGCTGGCCCACTCGGCTTCGGCGCGAATGGCAATTCCACCCCGCGGATTGAAAGTACCGGTCACTTTGATGCGGCGTGGCTTGATGGCCTTGACGATATCATCCAGGATCCGGTTCACCACTTCCTCGTGGAAGGTGTTGTGGTTGCGGAACGAGTACAGGTAAAGCTTGAGTGCTTTACTTTCCAGGCAGAGCTTATTCGGGACGTATTCGATTTTGATATGGCCAAAATCCGGCTGATCGGTGATAGGACAGCGACTGGTAAATTCAGGGCAATCGAAGCCCACCACATAGTCACGGTTGACGTAAGCATTGGGAAACGCTTCGAGCCTCGCTTTATCGGGACTGTCCGGATACCGGGTGGTGCTATGGCCCAGCAGGGTCAGTTCTTTGATGTCACGTTTGTGCATATTTGCTCCATTTCTTTCTTCACTCTTCTGCATACTGCCCGTTGCTTTCTGCTCACTATTTTTCCGTCATGACCCAGACGCCGCTCCATTCGGGGGGAGGGGTGGCCAGGAGGGTCTTGCATCGGCGCACATAGGCTGCCGCCGGAGCGTCCTGTGATTCAATTGAAGCGAAATGCGTCAGGGCTTCTGTCAACGAACCCGCGTAATACCGGGCAAGTCCCAGGGCAAAGCGGTCCAGCACTTCATGGTGTTCCGCCGCATAGTCCGGGAGCATGGGTTCATAGACGCATACGGGCTCCTTGCGGCCCACGACCTGAACCCGGGCGATTTCACGCACCGCGATGCGGTCATCGAGCTGCTTGCGGGTATGGCTGGAAATCAGCAGCGAGGTCCCGAACTGTTTGTTAATCCCCTCCAGGCGCGCCGCCAGATTGCCGGCATCCCCCAGAAAGGTATAGTTGAAGCGCTGGCGCGAGCCCATATTGCCGACCACCACCGGGCCGCTGTTGAGGCCGATGCGTTGATACAGTTCCGCCCCGATCTGTTCCTTGTAGCCGGGGTTCAGTTCGGTCAGTTTGGACTGACACTCCAACGCCGTGTGGACGGCCAGTTGCGCATGATCCTTCTGGGCAAGCGGGGCATTCCAGAAGGCGATAATGGCATCGCCCTCATATTTATCCACCGTGCCGCCATGGCTGTAGATGATATCGGTCATCGCGGTCAGGTAGTTGTTGAGCAGGGCGGTCAACTCCTGAGGATTCAAGTGCTCCGAGATGCTGGTGAACCCCCTGATGTCGGAGAAGAAAATGGAGAGCTCGCGCAGTTCGCCGCCGAGTTTGAGCCGTTCCGGGTGCTGAACCAGTTCCTCGATGACGAGCGGGCTGAGATACTGTTTGAAGGCCCCTTTGATGAACCGCTTCTGCTTACCCTCGGTGGCATAGTTCAGGGCGAGGGCGCCGATCAGGGCGAGGGTGGTGGCGACGAGCGGTGCAAGAATAGGGAGCCAGAGTCCTTGTGTATAGGCGAATCCTCCAGTCAGGATGGGGATGGTAAAGAATACCACAAAGGCCACAAGAGTTTGCCAGGTATGGCGTCCGAACCGGACCGACAAGGAGGCGGCGCAGGCCAGTAGCAGAATCAGCAACATTCGCCAGATTCTTGGTGTTTCACGCATAATCTCCGAGGAAAGCAGGTTATCCAGGAAGGTGGCATGGATTTCGACCCCGGGAAATACGGAATCTACCGGGGAAGCCTTGAGATCAAACAGGCCGGGAGCTGTAAATCCAAAAAAAACATAGGTATTCCGGAATGATTCCGGATTGATCAAGGGGGCTTTCCCTTCACGGAGCAACATCTCGGACTCAATGATGGCGGCAGCGTTTACCGTTTTGTGCGTTTGCGAACGTCCACGGTAGCGAAGAATGGCGCATCCATTCCGATCGAGCGGAATACGATGGTCGCCAACGGTAAACCAGGGGAGTTCCATATGCATGGTTTGGTTGGTGGTTGACGCCAGCCAGACTCCCAGTCCCAGCGACGGAACAATCCGGCCGTCAAACATGCTGAACGGACGGATGCGGCGATAGAGGCCATCACGATCCGGATTTCCGAAAACCGTGGCAAGCAGCGTAGCGTTGGAGCCAACCTCAGGAATGGGGAATGACGCATGGGGTAATTGGAATGTATTGAGGGACGCTGGATTTTCCGTGGTTATTTTAAATTGCGGAGTCGGGATGCTGTGCATCCAGTTGGTGCTGCCCCCGGTTTCCTTCCCTACAAAAATGGCTCCCACGAAACCCGGAGTGGCGGCGATGGCTTTCCCGAATTCGGCGTCATCATCAACCCCCAGACTGGAGGGCTCGCTATAGATGACATCGAAGGCGACGGCCTTGACATGTGCCCGGGAACAGAAGTTAAGAATGGCTCCATAAACTTGCCGGGGCCAAGGCCATGACCATCCCTGTTTGGAGCCCCAGTCCAGACTGTATTGATCCAGGAAAATAAGCCGGATTTTATCAGTGTCGGTTCCTGGCTTGGCAAACCAGGTCGCCCTTAGATCCCAAGTAAGGGACTCGCCCCGGTTCATCATGCGGGGATAAAACTGGGAAAGAGCCAAGGTGCAAATGGTAGCAAGCAAACCAATACCCAGTGCCTGCAGGAGGCGCAAACGCAGCGTACTGGCTGATTCCTTGCCCTCCGCCGGCACCTTACAGTCCTCGCATATTATCGTTGAATCGCGCCTGACGCACCGCCGGCTCCACCGCAGGGGTGGTCCCGATCAACTTCGTCAGTTCCGTGATCCGGTCGGCGGGGGGAGGGTGGGTCTTGGCAAAGTCATGGCCACCGGGCTTGAGCTGCTTCTCCATCTGTTGCAGCATGGCGACCAGCCCGGACGGGGAATACCCAGCCCGCTGGAGGATGGTTACCGCCGCCTTGTCTGCATGGAATTCGTACTTGCGCGCATATCCGCTGTTCACCATTTTTGAAGTGATGTCGGAAATGGAGCCTTCGAATGCCTTGGTCAATTCAGCCACATTACTGCCCGCCAGGTTTTTTGCACCCTCGGCTAACAAGGTCGTGACGACGGCAGAATAGCGGCTCTTATCAATGGCCTGCATGCCATGGTT
Encoded here:
- a CDS encoding adenylate/guanylate cyclase domain-containing protein, whose amino-acid sequence is MPAEGKESASTLRLRLLQALGIGLLATICTLALSQFYPRMMNRGESLTWDLRATWFAKPGTDTDKIRLIFLDQYSLDWGSKQGWSWPWPRQVYGAILNFCSRAHVKAVAFDVIYSEPSSLGVDDDAEFGKAIAATPGFVGAIFVGKETGGSTNWMHSIPTPQFKITTENPASLNTFQLPHASFPIPEVGSNATLLATVFGNPDRDGLYRRIRPFSMFDGRIVPSLGLGVWLASTTNQTMHMELPWFTVGDHRIPLDRNGCAILRYRGRSQTHKTVNAAAIIESEMLLREGKAPLINPESFRNTYVFFGFTAPGLFDLKASPVDSVFPGVEIHATFLDNLLSSEIMRETPRIWRMLLILLLACAASLSVRFGRHTWQTLVAFVVFFTIPILTGGFAYTQGLWLPILAPLVATTLALIGALALNYATEGKQKRFIKGAFKQYLSPLVIEELVQHPERLKLGGELRELSIFFSDIRGFTSISEHLNPQELTALLNNYLTAMTDIIYSHGGTVDKYEGDAIIAFWNAPLAQKDHAQLAVHTALECQSKLTELNPGYKEQIGAELYQRIGLNSGPVVVGNMGSRQRFNYTFLGDAGNLAARLEGINKQFGTSLLISSHTRKQLDDRIAVREIARVQVVGRKEPVCVYEPMLPDYAAEHHEVLDRFALGLARYYAGSLTEALTHFASIESQDAPAAAYVRRCKTLLATPPPEWSGVWVMTEK
- the queF gene encoding preQ(1) synthase, with protein sequence MHKRDIKELTLLGHSTTRYPDSPDKARLEAFPNAYVNRDYVVGFDCPEFTSRCPITDQPDFGHIKIEYVPNKLCLESKALKLYLYSFRNHNTFHEEVVNRILDDIVKAIKPRRIKVTGTFNPRGGIAIRAEAEWASKKR